Within Romboutsia sp. CE17, the genomic segment CTTGGGACACTGTCAGGTGGGCAGTTTGACTGGGGCGGTCGCCTCCCAAAAAGTAACGGAGGCGCTCAAAGGTTCTCTCAGTACGGTCGGAAATCGTACGTAGAGTGTAAAGGCACAAGAGAGCTTGATTGCAAGACATACAGGTCGAGCAAGGACGAAAGTCGGACTTAGTGATCCGGTGGTTCCGCATGGAAGGGCCATCGCTCAACGGATAAAAGCTACCCTGGGGATAACAGGCTTATCTCCCCCAAGAGTCCACATCGACGGGGAGGTTTGGCACCTCGATGTCGGCTCATCACATCCTGGGGCTGTAGTAGGTCCCAAGGGTTGGGCTGTTCGCCCATTAAAGTGGTACGCGAGCTGGGTTCAGAACGTCGTGAGACAGTTCGGTCCCTATCCGTCGCAGGCGTAGGAAATTTGAGGAGACCTGTCCTTAGTACGAGAGGACCGGGATGGACGCACCTCTGGTGTACCAGTTGTTCTGCCAAGGGCATAGCTGGGTAGCTAAGTGCGGAATGGATAAGCGCTGAAAGCATCTAAGCGCGAAGCCGACTTCAAGATAAGATTTCCCACCGTAAGGGTAAGACCCCAGGAAGACTACCTGGTTGATAGGTCGAAGGTGTAAGTGCAGTAATGTATTTAGCTTATCGATACTAATAGGTCGAGGACTTGACCACAATTTAAATGATAAATTCTAAATGATATGCAGTTTTCAGAGTATTAACTCTAAATAACTTAATAATAAGTTAATCGAAAGATTATGTGGTTACTATAGCAAAGAGGATACACCTGTTCCCATTCCGAACACAGAAGTTAAGCTCTTTAGCGCTGATGGTACTTGGGGGGCAACCTCCTGGGAGAGTAAGACGTAGCCACGTAATCTTTTTTTATTTAGAAAAAATTAATTAAAATATGTAGTAATATAAAACTTATTTGTAAAAACTTAAAAATAAATATAAATTATTTACTATAATTAAATTGTTTATAGGATATACTTTATTTTCTTTAATAAAAAATGTACATATGGAAAACTTAAAGGTAAGTACATTTTTATTAGAGGAGGTAAACTTATGGATAACATGAGAGAAATGAGGAAAAAACGTCAAGACGGTAAATATGAATTAACATTAGAGATAGGAGATTCAGCTTATTTTGGAACATATGAAGATGTTGATTTAAAATCGGGAGAAGACTTAGTAAGGAATTACTTAAGAACTAACTCTGATGATGCTAGTTTTGATGACATAAAAATAAAATATAATAAAAATAGACATACAGTGAGAGTTACAGCTGAATTAGATTATATTACTGGAGATCATAAAGATTATACTAATAGAAGCAAGCTAATGTAAATTCTAGATAAAAAGAGCGTATTATAAAGTAAATTTACTTTAATACGCTCTTTTTATCTTATGAAAATATTATTTTATATATAAATTGCAAATGAAAAAGTATGTTGCTACAATTATCTTGTAAAACTCATTAAATAACATAAATTCAGAAATGCTTAATATAAGATTTATTAAAATTAGGAGGTATTTATGAACGGTATAATAATAATTGGTCATGGAAATTTTGGCTCAGGTTTAAGTAGTACATTAGAGCTTATTGCAGGTAAACAAGATTTTGTAAAATTTGGAGATTTTACTTCAGATAAATCTCCAGAAGTATTTAAAAATGAAGTAAAGGTAGAGTTAGAAAAGTTAAAAGATAAAAATAAAATATATTTTTTTACAGATGTTGTTGGAGGAACTCCATTTAAGGTGGCTTGTGAACTAAAGCTAGAAGATGATAGAATAGAAGTTTTCTATGGAACTAATATGGCCATGATAATAGAAACGTGTATGAATACACAATTTGGAATAGAATTAGATAATGAATCAATAACTAAAATAGGGAAATCAAATATAGATTCATTTAAATTAGGTAAGAAAAAGCATGAAGAAGAAGTAACTGAAGAAGGAATATAATATAAGATAATAAAATTAGACTTTTAAAGAAAACGTTTACAAAACACAAAAAAGTAATAATAATGAAAAAATACACATATTAATTATTGTATTAGATTTATATAAATCAAGCTAGGTATTCATATAGTAAGATTTATATAAAAGAGAATAATTTTAAAAGGGGGAATTTTAAATGCCAAATATAGTATTAACAAGAATAGATAACAGATTAATCCACGGACAAGTAGCAACGATGTGGACTTCAACTGTAGGAGCAAACTTACTACTAGTTGCTAATGATGCAGTTTCTAATGATGAATTTAGACAGAACTTAATGGATATGGCA encodes:
- a CDS encoding PTS sugar transporter subunit IIA, which translates into the protein MNGIIIIGHGNFGSGLSSTLELIAGKQDFVKFGDFTSDKSPEVFKNEVKVELEKLKDKNKIYFFTDVVGGTPFKVACELKLEDDRIEVFYGTNMAMIIETCMNTQFGIELDNESITKIGKSNIDSFKLGKKKHEEEVTEEGI